In a single window of the Xylanimonas protaetiae genome:
- a CDS encoding NUDIX hydrolase produces the protein MTFSPDTGASSLGPDWVLGEDGLRHRRAARVVVLDDAGRALLVRGHDADQPERSWWFTVGGGIDPGESDVEAALRELREETGLVLGSDDLTGPVMTRAGYFHFFAETCRQDEVFFLARIPAGTEPDDAGWTDLERSVLDGMAWLTPAELRAQPLEVFPVALPDVVERLAAGWDGTVLHLGEEHDD, from the coding sequence GTGACCTTCTCGCCGGACACGGGTGCGTCCTCGCTCGGCCCCGACTGGGTGCTGGGCGAGGACGGCCTGCGGCACCGTCGCGCGGCCCGCGTCGTCGTCCTGGACGACGCCGGCCGCGCGCTGCTGGTGCGCGGTCACGACGCGGACCAGCCGGAACGCTCCTGGTGGTTCACCGTGGGCGGCGGGATCGACCCGGGGGAGTCCGACGTCGAGGCGGCGCTGCGCGAGCTGCGCGAGGAGACCGGCCTGGTGCTCGGCTCCGACGACCTGACCGGGCCCGTGATGACGCGGGCCGGCTACTTCCACTTCTTCGCCGAGACGTGCCGCCAGGACGAGGTCTTCTTCCTCGCCCGCATCCCCGCGGGCACCGAGCCCGACGACGCCGGCTGGACCGACCTCGAGCGGTCCGTCCTCGACGGCATGGCCTGGCTGACGCCGGCCGAGCTCCGCGCCCAGCCGCTGGAGGTCTTCCCGGTCGCGCTGCCCGACGTCGTCGAACGGCTCGCCGCGGGCTGGGACGGGACCGTGCTCCACCTCGGCGAGGAGCACGACGACTGA
- the pdxS gene encoding pyridoxal 5'-phosphate synthase lyase subunit PdxS, with the protein MTNENPTTTAASAGEVGTARVKRGMAEMLKGGVIMDVVTPEQAKIAEDAGAVAVMALERVPADIRAQGGVARMSDPDMIDGIIEAVSIPVMAKARIGHFVEAQVLQALGVDYIDESEVLTPADYANHIDKWAFTAPFVCGATNLGEALRRITEGAAMIRSKGEAGTGDVSNATTHMRQIRQEIRRLTSLPEDELFVAAKELQAPYELVVEVAKTGKLPVVLFTAGGIATPADAAMMMQLGAEGVFVGSGIFKSGDPVARAKAIVQATTFFDDPDVVAKVSRGLGEAMVGINVEAEPAPVRLAERGW; encoded by the coding sequence GTGACCAACGAGAACCCCACCACCACCGCGGCCTCGGCCGGCGAGGTCGGCACGGCGCGCGTCAAGCGCGGCATGGCCGAGATGCTCAAGGGCGGCGTCATCATGGACGTCGTCACCCCGGAGCAGGCCAAGATCGCCGAGGACGCCGGCGCCGTGGCCGTCATGGCGCTCGAGCGCGTGCCGGCCGACATCCGCGCCCAGGGCGGCGTCGCCCGCATGAGCGACCCGGACATGATCGACGGCATCATCGAGGCCGTCTCGATCCCCGTCATGGCGAAGGCCCGCATCGGCCACTTCGTCGAGGCGCAGGTGCTCCAGGCGCTCGGTGTCGACTACATCGACGAGTCCGAGGTGCTCACCCCCGCGGACTACGCCAACCACATCGACAAGTGGGCCTTCACCGCCCCCTTCGTGTGCGGTGCCACCAACCTCGGCGAGGCCCTGCGCCGCATCACCGAGGGCGCGGCCATGATCCGCTCGAAGGGCGAGGCCGGCACGGGCGACGTCTCCAACGCGACGACGCACATGCGCCAGATCCGCCAGGAGATCCGCCGCCTGACCTCGCTGCCGGAGGACGAGCTGTTCGTCGCCGCCAAGGAGCTCCAGGCCCCGTACGAGCTCGTCGTCGAGGTCGCGAAGACGGGCAAGCTGCCCGTCGTGCTGTTCACCGCGGGCGGCATCGCCACCCCGGCCGACGCCGCCATGATGATGCAGCTCGGCGCCGAGGGCGTGTTCGTCGGCTCGGGCATCTTCAAGTCGGGCGACCCGGTCGCGCGTGCGAAGGCGATCGTCCAGGCGACGACGTTCTTCGACGACCCCGACGTCGTCGCCAAGGTCTCGCGCGGCCTGGGCGAGGCCATGGTCGGCATCAACGTCGAGGCGGAGCCCGCGCCCGTGCGTCTGGCCGAGCGCGGCTGGTGA
- a CDS encoding glycosyltransferase family 4 protein, translating to MRVGIVCPYSFDAPGGVQFHIRDLAEALIARGHHVSVLAPADEDADVPDVVVPAGSAVAVRYNGSVARLAFGPRAAARVRRWIEAGEFDVLHLHEPMTPSLSMLALWIAEGPVVATFHSAQVRSRALQVAYPLLRQSLEKIAARVAVSEDARRTLVDHVGGDAVVIPNGVYVDTFADAAATPRWRGTPDAPTIAFLGRLDEPRKGLQVLAGAIPAVLAQHPGARFLVAGRGGDGRQLAVDTLGAHAASVEFLGGISDEEKASLLASVDLYIAPQTGGESFGIVLVEAMSAGAGVVSSDLGAFRRVLDDGAAGALFRTGDPADLARAVNEALADPAGTAARRSHASAWVRRYDWATVTDQVEAVYEMAVEAAEAIPAGEDVALRSARALWPLGGPHGASRSAADSPRRPQNRGGDR from the coding sequence CTGCGCGTCGGCATCGTCTGCCCGTACAGCTTCGACGCCCCGGGCGGCGTGCAGTTCCACATCCGTGACCTGGCCGAGGCGCTCATCGCGCGCGGCCACCACGTCTCGGTCCTCGCCCCCGCCGACGAGGACGCCGACGTGCCCGACGTCGTCGTGCCCGCCGGCAGCGCCGTCGCCGTGCGCTACAACGGGTCGGTCGCCCGCCTCGCCTTCGGGCCTCGCGCCGCCGCGCGCGTGCGACGCTGGATCGAGGCCGGCGAGTTCGACGTGCTGCACCTGCACGAGCCCATGACGCCGTCGCTGTCGATGCTCGCGCTGTGGATCGCCGAGGGCCCCGTCGTCGCCACGTTCCACTCCGCGCAGGTGCGCTCGCGCGCCCTGCAGGTGGCGTACCCGCTGCTGCGGCAGTCGCTCGAGAAGATCGCCGCGCGTGTCGCCGTGTCCGAGGACGCGCGCCGCACGCTCGTCGACCACGTCGGCGGCGACGCCGTCGTCATCCCGAACGGGGTGTACGTCGACACGTTCGCGGACGCCGCCGCGACCCCCCGGTGGCGCGGTACGCCCGACGCCCCCACCATCGCGTTCCTCGGCCGCCTGGACGAGCCGCGCAAGGGGCTCCAGGTGCTCGCCGGTGCCATCCCGGCCGTGCTCGCGCAGCACCCCGGCGCGCGGTTCCTCGTCGCCGGCCGCGGCGGCGACGGCCGCCAGCTCGCCGTCGACACGCTCGGCGCGCACGCCGCGTCCGTCGAGTTCCTCGGCGGCATCAGCGACGAGGAGAAGGCCTCCCTGCTCGCGTCCGTCGACCTGTACATCGCCCCGCAGACCGGGGGCGAGAGCTTCGGCATCGTGCTCGTCGAGGCGATGAGCGCCGGCGCCGGCGTCGTCTCCTCCGACCTCGGCGCGTTCCGCCGCGTGCTCGACGACGGCGCCGCCGGGGCCCTGTTCCGCACCGGGGACCCCGCCGACCTCGCCCGGGCGGTCAACGAGGCGCTCGCCGACCCCGCCGGCACGGCCGCGCGGCGCTCGCACGCGTCGGCCTGGGTGCGCCGCTACGACTGGGCGACGGTGACCGACCAGGTGGAGGCCGTCTACGAGATGGCCGTCGAGGCCGCCGAGGCGATCCCCGCGGGCGAGGACGTGGCGCTGCGCTCGGCGCGCGCCCTGTGGCCGCTCGGCGGGCCGCACGGCGCGTCGCGCTCGGCCGCCGACTCCCCGCGCCGCCCGCAGAACCGTGGAGGTGACCGATGA
- a CDS encoding phosphatidylinositol mannoside acyltransferase, with amino-acid sequence MVDVAKAYTFAWRHAAKVPEPVLRGAFALAADIVWLRRGGGVRRLEANYARVRPDLDAAAVRRLSRVGMRSYLRYFREAFTLQNVTPEQVLARVRVEGIEHARGVTEDGEAASLALGHLGNWDLAGAWATPNLAPVLTVAEKLKPEALYDEFVAFRRSIGIDVLGLGDPGVFRDLVRGGKAGRRIIPLLADRDLTASGVEVDLAGHRARVAAGPAALALAAGIPLLPLMIRYERLDAARRKVARTPWGIVLRFYPPVPVPEADPGMSAPDRRRAQVAAMTQGWVDAMAHFLRESTEDWHMLQKVFVEDLDPERYAKTQAEAGEL; translated from the coding sequence GTGGTTGACGTCGCCAAGGCGTACACGTTCGCGTGGCGGCACGCCGCCAAGGTCCCCGAGCCGGTCCTGCGCGGCGCGTTCGCCCTCGCCGCCGACATCGTCTGGCTGCGCCGTGGCGGCGGCGTGCGCCGCCTGGAGGCCAACTACGCGCGCGTCCGCCCGGACCTCGACGCCGCCGCCGTACGGCGCCTGTCCCGCGTCGGGATGCGCTCCTACCTGCGGTACTTCCGCGAGGCGTTCACGCTCCAGAACGTCACCCCCGAGCAGGTGCTCGCCCGCGTGCGCGTCGAGGGGATCGAGCACGCGCGCGGCGTGACCGAGGACGGCGAGGCCGCGTCGCTGGCCCTCGGCCACCTGGGCAACTGGGACCTCGCCGGCGCCTGGGCGACCCCGAACCTCGCCCCCGTGCTGACGGTCGCCGAGAAGCTCAAGCCCGAGGCCCTCTACGACGAGTTCGTCGCGTTCCGCCGCTCCATCGGCATCGACGTGCTCGGCCTCGGCGACCCGGGCGTGTTCCGCGACCTCGTGCGCGGCGGCAAGGCGGGCCGGCGGATCATCCCGCTGCTCGCCGACCGCGACCTGACGGCGTCGGGCGTCGAGGTGGACCTGGCCGGGCACCGCGCCCGCGTCGCGGCGGGCCCCGCCGCCCTCGCGCTGGCCGCCGGGATCCCGCTGCTGCCGCTCATGATCCGCTACGAGCGCCTCGACGCCGCCCGCCGCAAGGTCGCGCGCACTCCCTGGGGCATCGTGCTGCGGTTCTACCCCCCCGTCCCCGTGCCGGAGGCCGACCCCGGCATGTCGGCACCCGACCGGCGCCGCGCCCAGGTGGCGGCCATGACGCAGGGCTGGGTCGACGCGATGGCGCACTTCCTGCGCGAGTCCACCGAGGACTGGCACATGCTCCAGAAGGTCTTCGTCGAGGACCTCGACCCCGAGCGGTACGCCAAGACCCAGGCCGAGGCGGGCGAGCTGTGA
- the pgsA gene encoding phosphatidylinositol phosphate synthase produces the protein MFSRLRSTMQAVFTPVARTLMRAGVTPDAVTITGTIVATGLALGLLPTGHLFLGAALIGVFALFDSLDGVLARMSGKSGPWGAFLDSTLDRISDGAVFSGIALWFLFHTDGATRSWGVALTLACLVLGGVVPYARARAESVGADAHVGIAERTDRLVIALVPTGFVQLGLPVVVLVVVLGLLALASLVTVWQRIGAVHRQLAPRPGEPGPSQEPEAARG, from the coding sequence ATGTTCTCCCGCCTCCGCAGCACGATGCAGGCGGTCTTCACACCCGTGGCGCGCACCCTCATGCGCGCCGGTGTGACGCCCGACGCCGTGACCATCACGGGCACGATCGTCGCCACCGGGCTCGCGCTCGGCCTGCTGCCGACCGGCCACCTGTTCCTCGGGGCGGCGCTCATCGGCGTGTTCGCGCTGTTCGACTCGCTCGACGGCGTGCTCGCCCGCATGTCGGGCAAGTCCGGCCCGTGGGGCGCGTTCCTCGACTCGACGCTCGACCGCATCTCCGACGGCGCGGTCTTCTCCGGCATCGCCCTGTGGTTCCTGTTCCACACCGACGGCGCCACCCGGAGCTGGGGGGTCGCGCTGACGCTCGCATGCCTCGTGCTCGGGGGCGTGGTGCCCTACGCCCGGGCGCGGGCCGAGTCCGTGGGCGCCGACGCGCACGTCGGCATCGCGGAGCGCACCGACCGGCTCGTCATCGCCCTGGTGCCGACCGGGTTCGTGCAGCTGGGGCTGCCCGTCGTCGTGCTCGTCGTCGTGCTCGGCCTGCTCGCCCTGGCGAGCCTCGTGACCGTGTGGCAGCGGATCGGCGCCGTGCACCGCCAGCTCGCCCCCCGCCCGGGGGAGCCGGGCCCGTCGCAGGAGCCGGAGGCCGCCCGTGGTTGA
- a CDS encoding HIT family protein, translated as MSSDDGNAAVEPAAAFPPPSDDLQRLWTPHRMVYVGGQDKPKDDGPSSCPFCGIDPADDERRLVVSRGATCFTILNLYPYNPGHLMVLPYRHVSAYVDLTDAETDELARTTQTAIRVMTAVMRPQGFNLGMNQGEVAGAGIAAHLHQHVVPRWQGDANFLPIIGRTKAVPELLADTRAKLAAAWPQH; from the coding sequence GTGAGCAGCGACGACGGGAACGCCGCGGTCGAGCCGGCCGCGGCGTTCCCCCCGCCGAGCGACGACCTGCAGCGGCTCTGGACGCCGCACCGCATGGTCTACGTCGGCGGGCAGGACAAGCCGAAGGACGACGGGCCGTCGTCGTGCCCCTTCTGCGGCATCGACCCGGCGGACGACGAGCGACGCCTCGTCGTCTCCCGCGGGGCGACGTGCTTCACGATCCTGAACCTGTACCCGTACAACCCGGGCCACCTCATGGTGCTGCCGTACCGGCACGTGTCCGCCTACGTCGACCTCACGGACGCCGAGACGGACGAGCTGGCCCGGACGACGCAGACCGCGATCCGCGTCATGACGGCCGTGATGCGCCCGCAAGGGTTCAACCTGGGCATGAACCAGGGCGAGGTGGCAGGTGCGGGCATCGCCGCGCACCTGCACCAGCACGTCGTCCCGCGCTGGCAGGGCGACGCGAACTTCCTGCCGATCATCGGCCGTACCAAGGCGGTGCCCGAGCTGCTCGCGGACACGCGCGCGAAGCTCGCCGCCGCCTGGCCGCAGCACTGA
- the thrS gene encoding threonine--tRNA ligase yields MSDVVPPQSPTSQPPEQVVTTTPTTGAELFAERKDVVVARVDGELWDLDREIPAGATVEGVTIDSEDGLTVLRHSAAHVLAQAVQQVNPDAKLGIGPPVRDGFYYDFDVATPFTPEDLKALDKAMSRIIREGQTFRRRVVTEDEARAELADEPYKLELIGLKGGSSDEESVEVGGAELTIYDNVRGAGRESETVVWKDLCRGPHLPSTRLVGQGVQLMRSAAAYWRGDQKNAQLQRVYGTAWPSKDELKAYLERLAEAERRDHRKIGVEQDLFSFHSSIGSGLPLIHPRGGVIKRVMEDYVRQRHIEEGFSYVGTPHITKEDLFYTSGHLPYYGDTMFPAMEFHDDEHPDAPAQKYRLKAMNCPMHNLIYSSRGRSYRELPIRLFEFGTVYRYEKGGVVQGLTRVRGLTQDDSHSYVMPEQAADEVKHLLNFMLSVLRDFGLNDFYLELSTRDDSKPDKFVGSDEDWASATALLEKVGRESGLDLVPDPGGAAFYGPKISVQAKDALGRTWQMGTVQYDFNQPARFGLEYTAPDGTRQQPVMIHSAKFGSIERFMGVLIEHYAGSFPAWLAPVQVLAVPVAEAFDGYLKDVVAKLTARGIRAEVDLSDDRFAKKIRNASKEKVPFVLIAGGEDAEAGAVSFRYRDGRQENGVPVDEAVERIVAAVRDRVQV; encoded by the coding sequence GTGTCCGACGTCGTCCCGCCGCAGTCACCGACCTCGCAGCCCCCGGAGCAGGTGGTGACGACGACGCCGACCACGGGCGCCGAGCTGTTCGCCGAGCGCAAGGACGTCGTCGTCGCCCGCGTCGACGGAGAGCTGTGGGACCTCGACCGGGAGATCCCCGCGGGCGCCACCGTCGAGGGCGTGACCATCGACTCCGAGGACGGGCTCACCGTGCTGCGCCACAGCGCGGCGCACGTGCTCGCGCAGGCGGTCCAGCAGGTCAACCCGGACGCCAAGCTGGGCATCGGCCCGCCCGTGCGCGACGGCTTCTACTACGACTTCGACGTCGCCACCCCGTTCACGCCCGAGGACCTCAAGGCCCTCGACAAGGCGATGAGCCGCATCATCCGGGAGGGCCAGACCTTCCGCCGCCGCGTCGTGACCGAGGACGAGGCCCGCGCGGAGCTCGCGGACGAGCCGTACAAGCTCGAGCTCATCGGCCTCAAGGGCGGGTCGTCGGACGAGGAGAGCGTCGAGGTCGGCGGCGCCGAGCTGACGATCTACGACAACGTCCGCGGCGCCGGCCGCGAGTCCGAGACCGTGGTCTGGAAGGACCTGTGCCGCGGCCCGCACCTTCCGAGCACGCGCCTCGTCGGCCAGGGCGTGCAGCTCATGCGCTCGGCCGCCGCCTACTGGCGCGGCGACCAGAAGAACGCCCAGCTCCAACGCGTGTACGGCACCGCCTGGCCGTCCAAGGACGAGCTCAAGGCCTACCTCGAGCGCCTCGCCGAGGCCGAGCGCCGCGACCACCGCAAGATCGGCGTCGAGCAGGACCTGTTCAGCTTCCACTCGAGCATCGGCTCGGGCCTGCCGCTGATCCACCCGCGCGGCGGCGTCATCAAGCGGGTCATGGAGGACTACGTCCGCCAGCGCCACATCGAGGAGGGCTTCTCCTACGTCGGCACCCCGCACATCACCAAGGAAGACCTCTTCTACACCTCGGGGCACCTGCCGTACTACGGCGACACCATGTTCCCCGCGATGGAGTTCCACGACGACGAGCACCCGGACGCGCCGGCGCAGAAGTACCGCCTCAAGGCGATGAACTGCCCGATGCACAACCTCATCTACTCGTCGCGCGGCCGGTCCTACCGCGAGCTGCCGATCCGCCTGTTCGAGTTCGGCACCGTGTACCGCTACGAGAAGGGCGGCGTCGTCCAGGGCCTGACCCGCGTGCGCGGCCTGACCCAGGACGACTCGCACTCGTACGTGATGCCGGAGCAGGCGGCCGACGAGGTCAAGCACCTGCTGAACTTCATGCTGAGCGTCCTGCGCGACTTCGGGCTGAACGACTTCTACCTGGAGCTCTCCACCCGCGACGACTCCAAGCCCGACAAGTTCGTCGGCTCCGACGAGGACTGGGCCAGCGCGACGGCCCTCTTGGAGAAGGTGGGCCGGGAGTCGGGGCTCGACCTGGTCCCGGACCCGGGCGGCGCCGCGTTCTACGGGCCGAAGATCTCCGTCCAGGCCAAGGACGCGCTCGGCCGCACCTGGCAGATGGGCACCGTCCAGTACGACTTCAACCAGCCGGCGCGCTTCGGCCTGGAGTACACCGCGCCGGACGGCACCCGCCAGCAGCCGGTCATGATCCACTCGGCCAAGTTCGGCTCGATCGAGCGGTTCATGGGCGTGCTCATCGAGCACTACGCGGGGTCGTTCCCGGCGTGGCTCGCGCCCGTCCAGGTGCTCGCCGTGCCGGTCGCCGAGGCGTTCGACGGCTACCTCAAGGACGTCGTCGCGAAGCTCACGGCGCGGGGCATCCGCGCGGAGGTCGACCTCTCGGACGACCGCTTCGCCAAGAAGATCCGCAACGCCTCCAAGGAGAAGGTGCCGTTCGTGCTCATCGCGGGAGGCGAGGACGCCGAGGCCGGCGCCGTGTCCTTCCGCTACCGCGACGGCCGCCAGGAGAACGGCGTGCCCGTCGACGAGGCGGTCGAGCGCATCGTCGCGGCGGTGCGCGACCGGGTCCAGGTGTGA
- a CDS encoding aromatic ring-opening dioxygenase LigA translates to MSNKTVRVSGLIGLIAGILMVVVGGTVWGFAANQLGAQQITVPASANFLAGSSVNNPFSALAQADIIGVHQQTGAVATLEENADLLASIGITVDPDATYNFATLGPINTAVNGAVAEGTITAEEAAPILALRDTANQASGLQAALFTSVIAFGVAALIIGLGILSAINGFAMTRVAGRAGAKVAEKELVNA, encoded by the coding sequence ATGAGCAACAAGACCGTGCGCGTCTCCGGCCTCATCGGCCTCATCGCCGGCATCCTGATGGTCGTCGTCGGCGGCACCGTCTGGGGCTTCGCCGCCAACCAGCTCGGCGCCCAGCAGATCACCGTCCCGGCCAGCGCGAACTTCCTCGCCGGCTCCTCGGTGAACAACCCGTTCTCGGCCCTGGCCCAGGCGGACATCATCGGCGTCCACCAGCAGACCGGCGCCGTCGCGACGCTCGAGGAGAACGCCGACCTGCTCGCCTCGATCGGCATCACCGTCGACCCGGACGCCACCTACAACTTCGCCACGCTCGGCCCGATCAACACGGCCGTCAACGGCGCCGTCGCCGAGGGCACCATCACGGCCGAGGAGGCCGCGCCGATCCTCGCCCTGCGCGACACCGCCAACCAGGCCTCGGGCCTGCAGGCCGCGCTCTTCACCTCGGTGATCGCCTTCGGTGTCGCCGCCCTGATCATCGGCCTCGGCATCCTGTCGGCCATCAACGGCTTCGCGATGACCCGCGTCGCCGGCCGCGCCGGCGCCAAGGTCGCCGAGAAGGAGCTCGTGAACGCCTGA
- a CDS encoding uracil-DNA glycosylase, translated as MRADDPAYPTSAASADGLDALAALLVECRACPRLVAWREQAAAHPRASFRGQTYWARPVPGFGDDAAGIAVVGLAPAADGGNRTGRMFTGDRSGDFLFAALHRVGLASQPESTSADDGMVLTGVRLVAPVRCAPPANKPTPEERRRCGPWLARELALLGPGVRVVLALGAIGWDAALRTLEEQGWPVPHPRPRFAHDAEVVLERPDGGAVTLLGSFHPSPHNTFTGRLTPAMLDATLGRAKRLAGIG; from the coding sequence GTGCGCGCCGACGACCCCGCCTACCCCACCAGCGCCGCCTCCGCCGACGGCCTCGACGCCCTCGCGGCGCTGCTCGTCGAGTGCCGCGCGTGCCCGCGCCTCGTCGCCTGGCGCGAGCAGGCCGCCGCGCACCCGCGGGCGTCGTTCCGCGGCCAGACCTACTGGGCGCGGCCCGTCCCGGGGTTCGGCGACGACGCCGCCGGGATCGCCGTCGTCGGGCTCGCCCCGGCGGCCGACGGCGGCAACCGGACCGGGCGCATGTTCACGGGCGACCGCAGCGGCGACTTCCTGTTCGCCGCGCTGCACCGGGTCGGGCTGGCGAGCCAGCCGGAGTCGACGTCGGCCGACGACGGGATGGTGCTGACCGGCGTGCGGCTCGTGGCGCCGGTGCGCTGCGCTCCCCCGGCCAACAAGCCCACGCCGGAGGAGCGGCGGCGCTGCGGGCCGTGGCTCGCGCGCGAGCTCGCGCTGCTCGGGCCGGGCGTGCGGGTGGTGCTCGCGCTCGGGGCGATCGGCTGGGACGCCGCCCTGCGCACGCTCGAGGAGCAGGGCTGGCCCGTCCCGCACCCGCGCCCGCGGTTCGCGCACGACGCCGAGGTCGTCCTCGAACGCCCCGACGGCGGCGCGGTCACGCTGCTGGGCAGCTTCCACCCGTCGCCCCACAACACGTTCACGGGGCGGCTCACGCCCGCGATGCTCGACGCCACGCTCGGCCGGGCGAAGCGGCTGGCAGGGATCGGCTGA
- a CDS encoding Gfo/Idh/MocA family protein, with protein MLNVAVVGTGNISAAHLAGYLRFPEQCRVVALCDVVPERAHDKKERFGLADADVVTFEELLARDDVDLVSNCTPPSEHAHLTVDLLRSGKNVVVEKPMAPSLAECDAMLAAARESGATLSVIAQNRFRDDLETVKEAVDSGLLGAVAHVRVDSAWFRGLPYYDLAWRGTWESEGGGPTLNHAIHHVDLLLWMLGAPQAVTAAMTNAWHDNAEVEDLSVALLQYERTIAALTASVVHHGEEQAFVVQGSEASVAQPWAVRATRTQPNGHPYPGDDADRVEQLTKLAEAHTPLPFEGHAGQLGDVLAAVATGREPAVDGEAGRRTVEVVTAIYQAAIERRTVDLPIPAGSPWYSGEALLEHAPRYFTKARSVADLGDGVYTYGGSPAPTL; from the coding sequence ATGCTGAACGTCGCCGTCGTCGGGACCGGGAACATCTCGGCCGCGCACCTGGCCGGCTACCTGAGGTTCCCCGAGCAGTGCCGCGTCGTCGCGCTCTGCGACGTCGTCCCGGAGCGGGCGCACGACAAGAAGGAGCGGTTCGGGCTCGCCGACGCCGACGTCGTCACCTTCGAGGAGCTGCTCGCCCGCGACGACGTCGACCTGGTGAGCAACTGCACGCCGCCCTCGGAGCACGCGCACCTGACGGTCGACTTGCTGCGGTCGGGCAAGAACGTCGTCGTCGAGAAGCCCATGGCGCCGTCGCTCGCCGAGTGCGACGCGATGCTCGCCGCCGCCCGCGAGTCGGGCGCGACGCTGTCCGTCATCGCGCAGAACCGCTTCCGCGACGACCTGGAGACGGTCAAGGAGGCCGTCGACTCCGGCCTGCTCGGCGCGGTCGCGCACGTGCGCGTCGACTCCGCCTGGTTCCGCGGCCTGCCGTACTACGACCTCGCCTGGCGCGGCACGTGGGAGTCCGAGGGCGGCGGCCCGACGCTCAACCACGCCATCCACCACGTCGACCTGCTGCTCTGGATGCTGGGCGCCCCGCAGGCCGTCACGGCGGCGATGACGAACGCCTGGCACGACAACGCCGAGGTCGAGGACCTCTCGGTCGCGCTCCTGCAGTACGAGCGCACGATCGCCGCGCTGACCGCGTCCGTGGTGCACCACGGCGAGGAGCAGGCGTTCGTCGTCCAGGGCTCCGAGGCCTCGGTCGCGCAGCCGTGGGCCGTGCGCGCCACCCGCACGCAGCCGAACGGCCACCCGTACCCCGGCGACGACGCCGACCGCGTCGAGCAGCTCACCAAGCTCGCCGAGGCCCACACGCCGCTGCCCTTCGAGGGCCACGCCGGGCAGCTCGGCGACGTGCTCGCGGCCGTCGCCACGGGCCGCGAGCCTGCCGTCGACGGCGAGGCCGGGCGCCGCACGGTCGAGGTCGTCACCGCGATCTACCAGGCGGCGATCGAGCGCCGCACGGTCGACCTGCCGATCCCGGCCGGCTCCCCCTGGTACTCCGGGGAGGCGCTGCTCGAGCACGCCCCGCGCTACTTCACCAAGGCCCGCTCCGTCGCGGACCTGGGCGACGGCGTCTACACCTACGGCGGCTCGCCCGCCCCGACCCTCTGA
- a CDS encoding Gfo/Idh/MocA family protein, translating into MSKHDGSTYAPAAIPAPVVGPGDFTFAAIGLDHGHIYGQTDGLLGAGATLTWVYDPDPAKAAAFAERFPQARVARSEEEVLDDAAVQLVAGAAVTSERCALGLRVMDAGKDYFTDKAPLTTLEQLADAKAAVARTGKKYAVYYSERLHVETAVFASQLVEQGAIGRVVQVIGTGPHRLGTGRPGWFFEKERYGGILCDIGSHQIEQILHYTGASDGEVVRSQVANYHHPEHPGLDDFGDAMLVLDNGATGYFRCDWFTPDGLQTWGDGRSIILGTEGFIEQRKYMQLGDPTAGPGHLYLANGQEETHFDVFGKVGYPYFGQLVLDCLERTEVAMTQEHAFKAAELSVRAQLQAVDLVPRR; encoded by the coding sequence GTGAGCAAGCACGACGGTTCCACCTACGCCCCCGCCGCGATCCCGGCCCCCGTCGTCGGGCCGGGCGACTTCACGTTCGCCGCGATCGGGCTGGACCACGGCCACATCTACGGCCAGACGGACGGCCTGCTGGGTGCCGGCGCGACGCTGACGTGGGTCTACGACCCGGACCCGGCCAAGGCGGCCGCCTTCGCGGAGCGGTTCCCGCAGGCCAGGGTCGCCCGGAGCGAGGAGGAGGTGCTCGACGACGCCGCGGTACAGCTGGTCGCCGGCGCCGCCGTCACGAGCGAGCGCTGCGCGCTCGGCCTGCGCGTCATGGACGCCGGGAAGGACTACTTCACGGACAAGGCGCCGCTGACCACGCTCGAGCAGCTCGCCGACGCGAAGGCGGCCGTCGCCCGCACGGGGAAGAAGTACGCCGTGTACTACTCCGAGCGCCTCCACGTGGAGACGGCGGTCTTCGCGTCCCAGCTCGTCGAGCAGGGCGCGATCGGTCGCGTCGTCCAGGTGATCGGCACCGGCCCGCACCGGCTCGGCACGGGCCGCCCGGGCTGGTTCTTCGAGAAGGAGCGGTACGGCGGCATCCTGTGCGACATCGGCTCGCACCAGATCGAGCAGATCCTGCACTACACGGGCGCGTCCGACGGCGAGGTGGTGCGGTCGCAGGTGGCCAACTACCACCACCCGGAGCACCCGGGCCTGGACGACTTCGGCGACGCCATGCTCGTCCTGGACAACGGGGCCACCGGCTACTTCCGCTGCGACTGGTTCACGCCCGACGGGCTCCAGACGTGGGGCGACGGGCGCTCGATCATCCTCGGGACCGAGGGCTTCATCGAGCAGCGCAAGTACATGCAGCTCGGCGACCCGACGGCCGGTCCGGGGCACCTGTACCTCGCCAACGGGCAGGAGGAGACGCACTTCGACGTCTTCGGGAAGGTCGGCTACCCGTACTTCGGCCAGCTCGTGCTCGACTGCCTGGAGCGCACCGAGGTCGCGATGACGCAGGAGCACGCGTTCAAGGCGGCCGAGCTCTCGGTCCGGGCGCAGCTGCAGGCGGTCGACCTCGTGCCGCGCCGCTGA